From Poecile atricapillus isolate bPoeAtr1 chromosome Z, bPoeAtr1.hap1, whole genome shotgun sequence, one genomic window encodes:
- the LOC131572590 gene encoding proline-rich protein 36-like, whose translation MLPGGRGKRWGKGGGGWEAGKGGRGDPPSPVPSRPLAPACRRGSGRCPPCRLLLLLLPPPHRDRRGPSPIHPSASASRAQAQGYSPPPLPSPPPAPCPAGSRRSARPRHRSRRGGPERRGGGALLPLSRAGSRTPQAAPQPAGSAAQESSLREGGERGYSTPRAQGRGEVGGGPHSSGTTLPPFAPSAACDAVQPWPVRTGLLSATELRRRPSGSTKAPIPIPILIPIPLLLLEWAVMPEYRPGGGRQQAGWQNEVMVLSPGVQTEEQ comes from the coding sequence ATGCTTCCAGGCGGGCGGGGGAAGCGGTggggaaaggggggggggggctgggaggCGGGGAAGGGCGGCCGCGGAGATCCCCCCTCGCCGGTCCCTAGCAGGCCACTGGCCCCGGCGTGCCGCCGCGGGAGCGGGCGCTGCCCTCCATgccggctgctgctgctgttgctgccgccgcctcaccgCGACCGCCGCGGTCCTTCCCCCATCCACCCCTCCGCCTCCGCCAGCCGCGCACAGGCGCAGGGATACagtcctcctcctcttccttctcctcctcccgcGCCGTGCCCGGCCGGCTCCCGGCGCAGCGCCCGCCCCCGGCACCGCTCCCGTCGGGGAGGGCCGGAGCGGAGGGGCGGGGGCGCTCTGCTTCCCCTCTCCCGGGCAGGATCGCGCACACCCCAGGCAGCCCCGCAGCCGGCGGGGAGCGCGGCTCAGGAGAGCTCCCTAAGGGAGGGAGGTGAGCGGGGTTACAGCACCCCCCGAGCACAGGGAAGGGGCGAGGTGGGGGGGGGGCCGCATTCCAGCGGGACTACTTTGCCTCCTTTCGCCCCCTCCGCCGCCTGCGATGCGGTTCAGCCCTGGCCCGTGAGGACGGGACTACTTTCTGCCACAGAGCTGCGGCGGCGTCCGAGCGGCAGCACAAAGGCTCCGATCCCGATTccgatcctgatcccgatccccCTTCTGCTCCTGGAATGGGCTGTAATGCCGGAGTATCGCCCGGGGGGCGGGCGGCAGCAGGCAGGGTGGCAAAATGAAGTTATGGTCCTTTCCCCCGGTGTGCAGACTGAAGAGCAATAA